AACAGatgtgcggaccaaccattcatgtcagcaggaaatttttataaggctttaaaactgtggcactttaagttaataatacataaaagaaaatcccagctgcatgtcaagaaagactatttgtgtgagaatttttcagttactgtgtggccaggcacccatgcagctcaacaggaacagggaataataccaatggagagagccAAACTGAGCCAAGGCACAAATTGGAGAccgcagaaatgccccattcctaTAGAAACaagaagagcatcagggaattgatggtcattccagataccagcactgtgcccagttagaagatgatttctctgtccaacttgggtggAACCTCACTATAACAGTGTGATGCtggatcaaaccttggcaactcaagtaatctcatctgaagtgTTGTCCTACCCCCTTTGATGGATTTTGtgaatctttttacaggttaaaaatgagaaggagtTTGTCTCCCGGAAGCTCAATCAtggcacaccagttttgctgtctctgtctggatatttaTGAAGTGAAGCAAGGGATtgaatcgaccatccttcctgatCAGACTACGGggcaggattcactcagtcatttgaccaactggcatgCCCATCATTTTACACTGTcttctgctcagacagtgggaatggattcagtcagtcatctcaactgaaggtacatcagcaagttcacactgggcaaggtcaTTCACCTGTTCTTTGTGTAAGAAAGCATTTAGTctgtcatcccacctgtggacacaccagtcagaagCTGGTCACCTGtagaatttctgggaaaggattcactcggtcgtcTGACCTgatggcacaccagcgagttcagactggggagcggccattcacttgctcggactgtgggatgagtttcactcggtcatccaccctacagagacaccagcgagttcacactggggagaagccattcacctgctcagtctgtaggaagggattcactcagtcatctaacctgaagagtcaccagcgagttcacactggggagaagccattcacctgctcagaatgtgggaagggattcatcaactcttccaccctacagaggCACCAGtgtgttcacactggagagaagccattcacctgctccatctgtgggaagggattcaattgGTCATctgacctacagagacaccagaaagttcacactggggagaagccattcacctgctccatctgtgggaagggattcaattgGTCATctgacctacagagacaccagaaagttcacactggggagaagcctttcacctgctcagtctgtgggaagggattcagtcagtcatttCACCTgcggagtcatcagcgagttcacactggggagaagccatttacctgctcagaatgtgggaagagattcactcggtcatctgacctaatggctcaccagcgagttcacaccggggagcggccgtttacctgctcggactgtgggaagggattcactcggtcatctgacctaatggctcaccagcgagttcacaccggggagcggccgtttacctgctcggactgtgggaagggattcacgcgGTCATCTggcctaatggctcaccagcgagttcataccAGGGAgcggccgtttacctgctcagactgtgggaagggattcactttgtcatcgAAACTAGTGAGACaccggcgagttcacactggggagaagccgttcacctgttcagtctgtg
The DNA window shown above is from Hypanus sabinus isolate sHypSab1 unplaced genomic scaffold, sHypSab1.hap1 scaffold_378, whole genome shotgun sequence and carries:
- the LOC132388680 gene encoding zinc finger protein 271-like, whose translation is MAHQRVQTGERPFTCSDCGMSFTRSSTLQRHQRVHTGEKPFTCSVCRKGFTQSSNLKSHQRVHTGEKPFTCSECGKGFINSSTLQRHQCVHTGEKPFTCSICGKGFNWSSDLQRHQKVHTGEKPFTCSICGKGFNWSSDLQRHQKVHTGEKPFTCSVCGKGFSQSFHLRSHQRVHTGEKPFTCSECGKRFTRSSDLMAHQRVHTGERPFTCSDCGKGFTRSSDLMAHQRVHTGERPFTCSDCGKGFTRSSGLMAHQRVHTRERPFTCSDCGKGFTLSSKLVRHRRVHTGEKPFTCSVCGKGFSQSFHLQSHQRVHTGEKPFTCSECGKGFTRSSDLMAHQRVHTGEWPFTCSDCGKGFTLSWKLVIHQRVHTGEKPFTCSVCGKGFNQSFHLQSHQRVHTGEKPFSCSECGKKFTSSSNLQSHQHVHTGEKPFTCSDCGKRFTFSSKLKVHQVIHTGEWPFTCSVCGKGFTQSSTLQKHQSVHTF